From the Bacillus tuaregi genome, one window contains:
- a CDS encoding universal stress protein — MYNRILVAIDGSEQSEKALKSALKFANERYSKVTVMHVKKNITIYETMSSEVVDEMYSEMKKEADKLFNHAKALAEDYGVEIETYYVIGEPSTLIVKMAEEGNYQLIVMGSRGLGGIKGIMLGSVSQRVTQLSHCPVLIVK; from the coding sequence TTGTATAATCGAATACTAGTGGCGATAGATGGCTCGGAACAAAGTGAAAAAGCATTAAAGTCCGCTTTGAAATTTGCAAATGAGCGTTATTCGAAGGTTACTGTCATGCATGTTAAAAAAAATATCACCATTTACGAAACCATGTCATCAGAGGTTGTAGATGAAATGTACAGTGAAATGAAAAAAGAAGCGGATAAGCTTTTTAATCACGCCAAAGCACTTGCAGAAGACTATGGTGTAGAAATTGAGACATACTATGTAATTGGAGAACCATCTACGCTCATTGTGAAAATGGCTGAGGAAGGAAATTACCAATTGATTGTCATGGGAAGCAGAGGATTGGGAGGCATTAAAGGCATCATGCTAGGCAGTGTCAGTCAAAGAGTCACACAGTTGTCTCATTGCCCCGTGTTAATTGTCAAATAG
- a CDS encoding spore coat protein, translating to MMMNRFGAHEFLETQELVRSQAANIELHAVCASMTNDQELKTILYRHIQGMEQSYHQAVHLLQNKGISMNPSTYGMQIQNQPQIGLNNPAMNPPNPQAQKLSDMTISTIILNSHKAGSIFGMQWANECGDPQLRQLHITCAVNCNNMAYEIWQYMNRKGYYQVPQLADHTMQTMNQAFNTTMPNQQYQ from the coding sequence ATGATGATGAATCGTTTTGGAGCCCACGAATTTTTAGAAACACAAGAGTTAGTAAGATCACAAGCAGCCAATATTGAATTACATGCTGTATGTGCTTCGATGACGAATGATCAGGAATTAAAAACAATTCTCTATCGCCATATTCAAGGAATGGAGCAATCCTATCATCAAGCAGTTCATTTATTGCAAAATAAAGGGATTAGTATGAATCCATCTACCTATGGGATGCAAATTCAGAATCAGCCTCAAATAGGCTTGAATAACCCTGCGATGAATCCGCCGAACCCGCAAGCCCAGAAACTATCTGATATGACGATTTCAACTATTATTTTAAATTCTCATAAGGCTGGTTCAATTTTTGGCATGCAATGGGCAAATGAATGCGGTGATCCTCAGCTACGCCAGCTCCACATTACTTGCGCTGTAAACTGTAATAATATGGCTTATGAGATTTGGCAGTACATGAACAGAAAGGGTTATTATCAAGTGCCGCAATTAGCTGATCATACCATGCAAACGATGAATCAGGCATTCAATACAACTATGCCGAATCAACAATATCAATAA